The window CGGACGAAGTAACAGCATACACCAGGGCAGAGAACACCAATAATAACAGCAGCAATATGGATTGTAGGCTCAGCAGCTGCGGAATCAGGTTCCAGACGGTAATAGGACTTAAGGTTTCCGGAGTTACTGCTGCATCTGTACGGCTGATTGCCGGCAGAACAACTGCTCGGACGTTAAGCAGCGGCTTCCACAGCAGAAAGGTTAAGGCGAAAGCGTACAAGCCATGCAGCAGCCGGACAGCGGCGTAAGGGATAAAGCGGGCCTTGGCTTGTTTAAGTGCCGTCAATGATTGGAGTTGTCCGCAAATTCCGCTCCATCCCAGCGCTGCAGACAGGAGAGCCATGCCGGTTACACCCATGGAACTAAAGACAAATGGCGCCGCAACTTTTGAAGTCAGTGCATTTGCGCCCAGATGGATCTCCAGAATACTGGCAGCCAGAGCCGGCGGCAGCTGGGGGAACAAAGTAGCTGCTATGTTGATGACCACGGAGAACATAATCATATATCCGCCGACGACCATCAGATTCTGGACCGCAGAGGCCACAGCTTCACCAAGCAGCTTGCCGAAGCTCCGGCCATCCCGTTCACGGGCCTCTAAGATAGCCTGATGAACACGTTTGGGTAAGGTTTTTGTATCGTGTGTGATGTCTTGTGTTACACTGTTCCTTCTGCCTACGAATAGTGCAGCGGTGAATCCAGCAGCCAGGCCTGACAACCAGTGGATGGCAAGCAGGGTATATCCGGCGGCAGGGCTATGCAGGAAGGCAACCCCCACTACAATAACCAGAGTTACCGGGCTTGCAAAATGGGCAAGCGCGGCCAGCCGTCCGGCCTCCTTGTCTGATATACTGCCCTGCTTGTGGAGCTGCTGAACTCCCCCCGCACCTGCGGGAAATCCTGCAGTCATGCCAAGCGCCAGTGTCCACCCTCCGGCTCCGGGCAGGCGGAACACCTTGATCATTAACGGCTCCAGCAGGACGCCGAAGCCATGAACAAAGCCTGAAGCGGTCAGCATTTCCGATAAGATCAGGAAGGGCAGCAGTGCCGGGAAGATCAGCGTCCACCATAGCTTGAGGCCCTGAAGGGAAGCCGCGAAGGAGGACTCCGGTGCTGAGACAATGGCAACTGCCAGCAGAATGGCTGCAGTACCGGCCACGAAGGGTGCAGAGGCTGAAGTTAAGCGCCGTATTTTAACATTATTCATTATGAGCATCACCTCTTCATAACTTAGGACATGGGCTGAAGACTGTTATCAATTTATGCAGTGCAGACAACCATCATGCCATAGCCGGAGAAGGTACAGCTTCTGAAGTTCGTTGAAGGAAGCATAGAGCCGCGGGAAAGAAGGGAAAAGCATTGAGGCAACAGAAACGCCGGGTAGGATTCCGCGCCATCGCCTACTTGTTTACTTTAGTGGTTATACTCTATGTTACAGTTTTTATGAATACCCCTTACATCGTATATCAGCCCGGCAGTGCCTCGGAGGTTGCGCCGATGATCAAGGTGCAGAATGCAGATAAGGATGAGAAGGGCACCTTTATGATGACAACGGTGTCGGCCAGCTATGCCAATGTGGCTCTGCTAATTGCCTCTTTATTTAACTCCTATTCTGAGGTTGTCCTAAAAGAAACCCGGCTTGGAGATAAAACAGAGCAGGAGTATGCGGCTGAACAGGTGTATTATATGAACAGTTCGCAATCCTTTGCTGTACAGGCTGCGTATCATGCTGCGAATGTTCCTTATGAGGATGTAGTGGATTATTTGTATGTATTCTCTGTTCCAGACACGGATAATCAAGGACAATTTCAGCCTGGTGACAAGATTATCAGTGTGCAAGGCAAGCATATCGCGGATCCGGAGACTTTATCAGCACTCTTATCCACCAGTAAAATTGGCGATCAAGTGGCGGTAGTGCTGCAGCGGGGCGGCAAGGAAATCAAAGAGCAGGTAACCCTGGTAGAGGTTAAGGATAAAGATACCGCTGCTGTAAAACCCGGTCTGGGAGTGGTAATCGGTGCAGTGCAGAAAGTTAAGCCTAAGGTAGCAGGCAAGGATGTCAGCTTTGTAGATACCAATGTTGGAGGACCGTCGGCAGGACTTATGTTTACGATGGAAATTTACAACCAGCTTACTCCTGGCGACCTGTCCAAAGGACACCGGATAGCCGGTACCGGCACTATTGACGCAGACGGAAATGTCGGGGCTATTGGCGGGGTTAAGCATAAGATTGTAGCTGCAGACCGCGAGAAGGCAGAGGTGTTCTTTGTCCCTGTCAAAAATTATGACGAAGCAAAAGCAAGAGCCGATAAAATAGGCACCGACATGAAGCTGGTGCCTGTGTCGACGCTAAACGACGCGTTGGAATACATGGAGAAGCTGCCGGTTACACCCTAACCGGCGGCATGAAGTAATCGCTGTAAAAATCGTTGCGCAGCGGACAGCCGAAAGCTCCTGCGTAAGCGGCTGCCGCCTGAATATCACGCTCCAGGCCGAGATGGGAGAAGCCTGCCGGTGAGGTGATGACGGGCCATGCGGCGGTTTGTTTCATGCGTTTCAGCAACTTACGCCCGTTCTCCCGGAAACCGAGTATCCGGATATAGCCTGGACCCTGCGCTAAAGTGGAAGGGGTCATTTCTTTTTTTCTGTGATTCAGCAGTGTATGCACCAGCAGGCGCTGAAGGCGCGTATGCGTGTAGCGTTTGCTTTTTACAGCCTCCAGGAGCCCGCTGATGGTGAACTGCTCCAGCTGCGGCATTACCCGCAGGAGACGGTTCTCCAGCCCCTCGTTCATATCCTGGAGCAGCTGCAGCTCTGCTGCGGTCCGGGTTACTAGCACATGGCGCAGCTGGTTTCGGAAGTCTTCCAGACTTACCGGACCTCTGCCGGCCGCATGCTCTCTTTCCAGTATGGACATGCTATATTCCGGCATGTATGCAGCGGGTGATCCGCCTTCCAGGAGCAGGCGGCGGATCGCCGTGGCACTGGCAATGGACGACCCGCTCTGCAGCGGGTCGTGAAACCCTGCGCCGGTGCGCGGCACGGTCAAGGGCTGCATCGCGCTCCCCAGCCGGCGCAGCGCGATGAGGTAGTGCAGGCCGAGGCTGTTGTTCGGCTGCCGCAGCAGCGCCTCGGCACCACCGGGACTCCCGTGGCCGCCGGGAGTCCCTTCCCAGGCTGCTGCCGCCGCTGCGCTGTAGGCGGCAGGGAAGCTCGCTCCGAGCGCCATGCGGCGGCGGATCTCGGCCTGCAGTTCGCTGCTCTCTTCGGCCAGGAATGCGGCCAGGGGGAGCAGTTCACCCAAAGCGCCGGCTTCGGAGCCGAAGCACAGGCTTGAAGTGACACCGGTCGCCTCCAGCAGAGAGACGGCTCCGAAGGCGAACCATTCCGCCGGCTGCAGGGCATAGGCAACCGGCAGCTCAATGACGAGATCGGCGCCCATATGCAGCGCCATTTCCGTGCGGGCGCGTTTACTGACCACTGCCGGCTCACCGCGCTGGGTGAACGGGCCGCTCATCACGACGATGGCGCTGTCCGCGCCCGACAATCGTTTGGCCTCGTTAAAATGATGGACATGCCCGTTATGTAAAGGGTTATATTCGGCTATAATACCAACAGTAGTCACGGTCGTGTCACTCCAAATTCCTAATTGATATATTGATTCATTAGTTATATCATAAGTTGTCCAGCTTCCTGAAACAATATAAAGGAAAAATGGTTGACAAAGATCGGTAATTCTAGGTATAATAATTTTTGTTTGTTTGGAGTGATGATTATGAAGATTCACTTTCGCAAAATGGCAAATGCCGACGAGTCTCTGCAATTCCAGGAAACCCTGGATGTCAGCGAGCTTGTCAGAGGGCGGAAGGATATACTTGCTGTTGCACCACTCTCAGTGAACCTTAAAGCGCTGCCCGCGGAAACCGATAGTGTGAACGTGGTGGGAACATTGGAAGGAAATGTGGACATGTTATGTGCACGTTGCCTCTGTGAGGTGAACAGCAAATTGAACATTCCTTTTGCTGAGACTTTCAAATGGCTTAAGCAGCCGATTCTTCCCGAAGATGAAGATGAAGAACTCATCTACATCACGGATGAGACTGTGGATCTTGTTCCGTATGTGGAAGAAAACTTCGTACTGCACTTGCCGGATTCGGTATTGTGCAAGGCAGACTGTCTTGGTCTTTGTCAGAAATGCGGACAAAATTTGAACGAAGGCACCTGCAGTTGCGACAACACAGTGATCGATCCTCGACTCGCTGCGTTGAAAGGATTCTTTACCAAGCAAGATGACTAAGAACAAATCCCGGGTTATAACGGGTCAACAACACATTCAGGAGGTCGAAAACAATGGCAGTACCACAACGTAGAACGTCCAAGACACGCCGTGACAAGCGTCGTACACACTTTAAACTGGTAGTACCAGGTATGGTGAAATGTGAACAATGCGGAGAGCTTAAACTGGCTCACCACGTATGCAAAGTTTGCGGAACTTACAAAGCTAGAGAGATCATCAAACAATAGTTTTAATAAAAGGTAGCACTTCATCTTCTGGTGGGGTGCTATTTTTTATGAGAATAATAGAAAGTACTTTGCCCATACTGCAAATTATCAGGCAGGGCGGGCATTTGCAGGTTACGCAGTATGTCACTTTTAAGTCAATGCTTTATTTTTGCCGTTCCATGCTTTATACTACATATTAGTACCTGGTTCTAAAGTGATTTTATACCTTAATAGCTATGATAATAGCGGCCTTTTCTTTGGCCCGATGCTTTGATCTAATATAACGTTTCCGCTTGAGCATGTGCCAGGAGGTGAGCCGCCATAGAGCGGATGTCCAAGAAAGAGCGCCAGCAGCAGCTGCTGCACATTATAGATGGCAATCCATTTGTGACTGACCGTGAATTGACCCGGCAGCTCAAGGTCAGTATCCAGACCATACGGCTGGACCGGCTGGAGCTCGGTATTCCGGAATTGCGCGAACGGATGAAGCAAATGGCAGAACACTCCTACGATCAGGTGCGTTCCCTGCCTCCTGACGAAGTGGTTGGTGATATTGTTGATTTGCAGCTGGACCGCAGCGGCATTTCCATATTCGAAATCCGTGAGGAGCATGTCTTCTCCAGAAACGGGATAGCCCGCGGCCATTATGTGTTTGGCCAAGCCAATTCGCTGGCAGTTGCCGTGATCAACGATGAGATTGCCCTGACGGCTTCCGCCGATATCCGTTTTGTACGTATGGTGCGGTTAGGCGAGAAATGTATTGCCAAAGCGCAGGTGCGTTCACTTGCTGGCCGGAACGGCAAGGCTGAAGTGGACGTGTTTACATATGTCGGAGAAGAACTGGTGTTTCAGGGCCATTTTGTTGTCTACCGGTCTGCAATTGAAGAATACAGCGAAGGGGGAAACCGCAGTGCTGATCGCCATTGATGCCATGGGCGGAGATAATGCACCTGAATGCAACGTTGAAGGTGCGCTGTCCGCGGCCGCAGAATGGAGCGATACACAGCTGGTGCTTGTCGGCGATGAAGCCCGACTTGAACCGCTGCTTAAGAACAAGCCGTCCAATGTGACGGTGAGACATGCGGGGGAAGTCATCGGCTCAGACGAAGAGCCGGTGAAGGCGGTCCGCCGCAAGAAGGATTCATCGATGGTCGTAGCCGGCCGGATGGTGCGGGAAGGCGAAGCTGATGCGATGATTTCTTCGGGAAATACAGGTGCGCTCATGACTACTGGTCTGCTCGTTGTGGGAAGAATGGCTGGTATCGAACGTCCGGCGCTTGCACCGATGATTCCGACACTCGATGATGTTGGTGTACTGGCTCTTGATTTAGGAGCGAACATGGATGCGACACCTCAGCATCTGGTGCAGTATGCCCTGATGGGCAGCATTTACCGCAACAAGGTGCATGGAATCGCCAAACCGCGGGTCGGACTGCTGAATGTCGGTACAGAGCCGGGAAAGGGCAATGAACTGACGAAAGAAGCGTACCCGCTGCTGGAAGCTCTAGAGGGCATTAACTTTGTCGGGAATGTGGAAGCGCGTGATGTGCTTACAGGAAATTGCGATGTGCTCGTCTGCGACGGATTTGCCGGCAATATCCTGCTTAAAACACTGGAAGGCACGGCAGGAGCAATGTTCTCTCTGTTAAAGGAACAATTCAGCAAGTCCCTCAAAACTAAGCTGGGCGCAGCGATTTTGATGCCTGAGCTTAGAAGTCTCAAAGGCAAGATGGATTATAAAGAGCATGGAGGAGCACCTCTGCTTGGCCTTAGCGGGCTTGTGGTGAAGGGGCATGGCTCTTCGGACGGCAATGCAGTGAAGAATGCGGTAAGACAGGCGCGGATCGCGCTGCAGGCTGGCTTAGTGTCCAGCATATCTAAGGAAATTAGCGGGAAGTGAGTGACGATATGAATCAATTACGTTCGGTAGGCATCATCGGTACAGGAAAATACGTGCCTGAGAAAATATTAACCAACAGTGATTTGGAAAAAATAGTTGAAACAAATGATGAGTGGATCGTCAGCCGTACCGGGATACGTGAACGGCATATTGCCGCTCCGCATGAAGCGACCTCTGATCTTGCTTATGAAGCTGCACTGAAAGCACTGGAGTCAGCAGGAATGAAGGCGGAGGAGCTGGAGCTTATTATTGTAGCTACGGTTACACCGGACAGTTCTTTCCCGTCTACAGCCTGTATCCTTCAGGACAAACTGGGGGCTAAGGGCGCTGCTGCTTTTGATTTATCGGCTGCCTGCTCCGGCTTCGTATACAGTCTGGCAACAGCAACTGGGTTTATAAAGACCGGTATGTACAACAATGCGCTGATTATCGGTGCGGATACACTGTCACGCATTACGGATTATACCGACCGCAATACCTGTGTACTGTTCGGTGATGGCGCCGGTGCGGTCATCATCGGCGAGGTTCCTGAAGGCCGCGGATTCCAGTCCTTTGATCTGGGTGCCGAAGGCTCCGGCGGCAGCCTCCTGAAGATGGAAGCGGGAGGATCACGTCTGCCGGCTTCCCAGCAGACCATTGAAGACAAGAAGCACTTCATCTACATGAACGGCCGTGAAGTATTCAAGTTCGCCGTACGGGTCATGGGTACAGCTACAGAGCGGGTGCTGACCAAAGCGGGTCTCGGCAAGGAAGATATCGATCTGTTTGTACCGCATCAAGCGAACATCCGGATTATCCAATCGGCTATGCAGCGTTTAGATCTGCCGGAAGAGAAGTGCGTAATTAACGTAGACAGATACGCAAATACTTCAGCAGCTTCGATTCCGCTTGCTCTTGTGGAAGCTGCAGAAGCAG of the Paenibacillus pedocola genome contains:
- a CDS encoding nucleoside recognition domain-containing protein — protein: MNNVKIRRLTSASAPFVAGTAAILLAVAIVSAPESSFAASLQGLKLWWTLIFPALLPFLILSEMLTASGFVHGFGVLLEPLMIKVFRLPGAGGWTLALGMTAGFPAGAGGVQQLHKQGSISDKEAGRLAALAHFASPVTLVIVVGVAFLHSPAAGYTLLAIHWLSGLAAGFTAALFVGRRNSVTQDITHDTKTLPKRVHQAILEARERDGRSFGKLLGEAVASAVQNLMVVGGYMIMFSVVINIAATLFPQLPPALAASILEIHLGANALTSKVAAPFVFSSMGVTGMALLSAALGWSGICGQLQSLTALKQAKARFIPYAAVRLLHGLYAFALTFLLWKPLLNVRAVVLPAISRTDAAVTPETLSPITVWNLIPQLLSLQSILLLLLLVFSALVYAVTSSGRPAG
- a CDS encoding SepM family pheromone-processing serine protease translates to MRQQKRRVGFRAIAYLFTLVVILYVTVFMNTPYIVYQPGSASEVAPMIKVQNADKDEKGTFMMTTVSASYANVALLIASLFNSYSEVVLKETRLGDKTEQEYAAEQVYYMNSSQSFAVQAAYHAANVPYEDVVDYLYVFSVPDTDNQGQFQPGDKIISVQGKHIADPETLSALLSTSKIGDQVAVVLQRGGKEIKEQVTLVEVKDKDTAAVKPGLGVVIGAVQKVKPKVAGKDVSFVDTNVGGPSAGLMFTMEIYNQLTPGDLSKGHRIAGTGTIDADGNVGAIGGVKHKIVAADREKAEVFFVPVKNYDEAKARADKIGTDMKLVPVSTLNDALEYMEKLPVTP
- a CDS encoding nucleotidyltransferase, whose amino-acid sequence is MTTVGIIAEYNPLHNGHVHHFNEAKRLSGADSAIVVMSGPFTQRGEPAVVSKRARTEMALHMGADLVIELPVAYALQPAEWFAFGAVSLLEATGVTSSLCFGSEAGALGELLPLAAFLAEESSELQAEIRRRMALGASFPAAYSAAAAAAWEGTPGGHGSPGGAEALLRQPNNSLGLHYLIALRRLGSAMQPLTVPRTGAGFHDPLQSGSSIASATAIRRLLLEGGSPAAYMPEYSMSILEREHAAGRGPVSLEDFRNQLRHVLVTRTAAELQLLQDMNEGLENRLLRVMPQLEQFTISGLLEAVKSKRYTHTRLQRLLVHTLLNHRKKEMTPSTLAQGPGYIRILGFRENGRKLLKRMKQTAAWPVITSPAGFSHLGLERDIQAAAAYAGAFGCPLRNDFYSDYFMPPVRV
- a CDS encoding YceD family protein, with amino-acid sequence MKIHFRKMANADESLQFQETLDVSELVRGRKDILAVAPLSVNLKALPAETDSVNVVGTLEGNVDMLCARCLCEVNSKLNIPFAETFKWLKQPILPEDEDEELIYITDETVDLVPYVEENFVLHLPDSVLCKADCLGLCQKCGQNLNEGTCSCDNTVIDPRLAALKGFFTKQDD
- the rpmF gene encoding 50S ribosomal protein L32 — protein: MAVPQRRTSKTRRDKRRTHFKLVVPGMVKCEQCGELKLAHHVCKVCGTYKAREIIKQ
- the fapR gene encoding transcription factor FapR → MSKKERQQQLLHIIDGNPFVTDRELTRQLKVSIQTIRLDRLELGIPELRERMKQMAEHSYDQVRSLPPDEVVGDIVDLQLDRSGISIFEIREEHVFSRNGIARGHYVFGQANSLAVAVINDEIALTASADIRFVRMVRLGEKCIAKAQVRSLAGRNGKAEVDVFTYVGEELVFQGHFVVYRSAIEEYSEGGNRSADRH
- the plsX gene encoding phosphate acyltransferase PlsX produces the protein MLIAIDAMGGDNAPECNVEGALSAAAEWSDTQLVLVGDEARLEPLLKNKPSNVTVRHAGEVIGSDEEPVKAVRRKKDSSMVVAGRMVREGEADAMISSGNTGALMTTGLLVVGRMAGIERPALAPMIPTLDDVGVLALDLGANMDATPQHLVQYALMGSIYRNKVHGIAKPRVGLLNVGTEPGKGNELTKEAYPLLEALEGINFVGNVEARDVLTGNCDVLVCDGFAGNILLKTLEGTAGAMFSLLKEQFSKSLKTKLGAAILMPELRSLKGKMDYKEHGGAPLLGLSGLVVKGHGSSDGNAVKNAVRQARIALQAGLVSSISKEISGK
- a CDS encoding beta-ketoacyl-ACP synthase III, with translation MNQLRSVGIIGTGKYVPEKILTNSDLEKIVETNDEWIVSRTGIRERHIAAPHEATSDLAYEAALKALESAGMKAEELELIIVATVTPDSSFPSTACILQDKLGAKGAAAFDLSAACSGFVYSLATATGFIKTGMYNNALIIGADTLSRITDYTDRNTCVLFGDGAGAVIIGEVPEGRGFQSFDLGAEGSGGSLLKMEAGGSRLPASQQTIEDKKHFIYMNGREVFKFAVRVMGTATERVLTKAGLGKEDIDLFVPHQANIRIIQSAMQRLDLPEEKCVINVDRYANTSAASIPLALVEAAEAGRMKEGDTVLMVGFGGGLTWGASVLIW